GCGCTGCACGACATCAGTCAGGCGACCCGCCGTGTGCAGGCGCGCCCACTCGAAAGCGAGCTGGTGATCGCGACCTTGCCGTCGTTCGCGCAGCACTGGCTCGTGCCGCGCCTCGCGAGCTTCCGCGAGGCGCATCCGTACTATCGCGTGCGCCTCGTGACCAATCTGCAGATCGACGACTTTCGTCAGAGCATAAGCGACATCGGTATTCGCATGGGGCAGGGGTATTGGCCCGATGTCGCGCAGCAAAAACTGTTCGACGACGACATGCTCGTGGTTGCGGCACCGCATTTCGCGCTCGGGCCGCACGGTCGTTTTCCGCGCACGGCCGAGGATGTGCTCGCGTGTCCGCTGATCTCGAGCCCCGATGCGCCGTGGAGCGAATGGTGCCGGGCGGCGCAAGTGGCCGAGCCGGCCGCTGAAGCCTGGGTGTTGTCGGCGAACGATTCGAACATCGTGATTGGCGCCGTGTTGCTCGGGCAGGGCGTCGCGCTCGAGCGGCGCAGCCTGGTCGCGCATGCGCTGGCGCGGGGCGACCTGGTGCAGATCACCGACATCCGCGTGCCGTATCGCTATCCGTACTGGCTGGTGTGGCAGCAACGCGAGATCCTGAACGCGAAACAGGCGCATTTCGCACAGTGGATCGACGCGCAGGTCGAGGTGTACTTGCGCAGCGGCGTTTGAGATGCTGGGCCGATTGGCGCGCGCAGGCCGCCTGGCGGGGGGGATTACCGGTATCCGGGCGGGTGGCAGTCGTATATATTCGGGATTCCCATCTCAGACTTCACCGGGAACCACGAAGCATCGATTCACGTGGCGTTGCGCCCGCCTTTCGCTGCTTGCACTCTGTTATGGGCGTTTCGCCGTCGAATATCTGCCAATACGACTGGAGAGAAAAATGACGACTTCACCGACAAAAAAATGGGCTGTGCTGCTGGCATCGGTTGTACTGAGCGTGGCTTCTGTTGCAGCGGCGTTCGCGCAAAGCGGCGCAAGTGCGCCGGCGGGCGATGAAGCCAATGCCGCCATGGCCGCCAAGCCGTCGGCCGCATCCAAGGCAGCCGCCAAGGCGCAACGCAAGGCCGCCCGCAAGGAAGCGCGCGCGAAAAAGAACGCCGAGCTGAAGCAACTGGAGAGCAACGGGTATAACCCGTCGCGTAACGATCCGAACTATCCGACGGACCTCCAGAACGCGCAGAAGAAGGCAGGGATAGGCGCTGCGGCGAGTCAGTAACGGCTACGGCTGGAGGGTGCCGGACTGGTTAGGTTTGCGCTGGGGAGCCAGGCAGATTCGATCTGGACAATGCAACCTGGACAATGCAACCCGGCAAGCACAAGGTATGAAGCTCAACGAGGCGCTCAGGCGCCTCGTTTTCATTCAAGGTCCGCTGCTGCTCAGTCCAGTACCGGCAGCGCGCGCGGGCGGCGGTCGCTATCGGTTGCGACGTAGGTCAGGGTCGCCTCGGTGACCTTCACGACGTCTTCGGTCAGGCTCATGCGTTGCGCGTAAACCTCGACCGCCACCGTGACCGACGTGTTGCCGGTCTTGACGATATCCGCGTAAAAACTCAGCAGATCGCCGACGAACACGGGCTGCTTGAAGACGAACGAATTGACCGCAATGGTCGCCACCCGCCCATTGGCACGGCGGCTTGCCGGAATCGAACCGGCGATATCCACTTGCGCCATGATCCAGCCGCCGAACACGTCGCCGTGGACATTCGCGTCCGACGGTTGCGGCACGACGCGCAGTGCGCAATGCTTTTGCGGAAGTTGAAGGAGATTGGTCATCGGGGCACCCTTGAAATTCGTAATGGCTCGGTCGGTCCGACCAGCAGGCGGGGGATTTCACGACAACTGCACCACACGGTGGCACGACACAGTCGGTCGGCCGACATGCAACCGGCGGCCGGACAGCCGATGAAAAGCGGCGCCAGCCAGCTTCTGCGACAATAGAAAGATCAGGAATTGTACGGGAAAGCGCCCAGCCAGGTCGCGCGACATGCAGCAGAGTGCGGGGATTGCACGCTGCCGGTCGGCGCGCCGCTGCGAACTCCGTCGCTTCCACACTCTCCCCAGCCGATCCCATGCGCCGCACGCCCTCGTCCGAACCTTCCCCGATCTCCACCCAGCCGCGCAATGACTGGCAAACGATCCTGTCGCTGCTGCCCTACCTTGCCACCTATAAATGGCGCGTCGGCTTTGCGCTGAGCTGCCTGATCGGCGCGAAGGTCGCCAATCTCGGCGTACCGATCGTGATGAAACGGATCGTCGACAGCCTCGCTTCGGTGCAGCATCTCACCGCGCTCGGCCGCGCGCACGATTCGCCTGGCATCGTGCTGCTGGGCGGCATCGGTTTGCTGGTGGTCGCCTATGCCGTGGTGCGGCTGTCCACCTCGCTGTTTACCGAGCTGCGCGAGATCCTGTTTTCGAAGGTGACCGAAAGCGCGGTACGCCAACTCGCGCTGAAAGTGTTCCGCCATTTGCACGCGCTGTCATTGCGCTTCCATCTTGAGCGGCAGACGGGCGGCATGTCGCGCGATATCGAACGCGGCACGCGCGGCATCACGCAACTGATTTCGTATTCGCTGTACAGCATCCTGCCGACGCTGGTTGAAGTCGGGCTCGTGCTGGGATTCTTTGTCGTCAAATATGAGGCGTACTACGCGATCGTCACGTTCATTGCGCTCGCCGTGTACATCACGTTCACCGTGAAAGTCACCGAATGGCGCACGCATTTTCGCCGTACGATGAACGATCTCGATTCAAAGGCGAATTCGCGCGCGATCGATTCGCTGCTCAACTACGAGACCGTGAAGTACTTCGGCAACGAAGAGTGGGAAGCGCACCGTTACGACGAAAATCTCAAGCGCTATCGCACGGCCGCGATCAAATCGCAGCGTTCGCTGTCGGCGCTGAACTTCGGGCAGCAGGCGATCATCGGCACGGGTCTCGTGTTCATTCTGTGGCGCGCAACCGAAGGCGTGATGGCCGGGCGCCTCACGCTCGGCGATCTGGTGCTGATCAACACGTTCATGTTGCAGCTCTATATACCGCTGAATTTTCTCGGCGTCGTGTATCGCGAATTGAAGCAAAGCCTCACTGATATGGACCGCATGTTCACACTGCTCGGCGCGGCCCAGGAAGTACCCGATATGCCGGACGCGCCCGCGCTGCGGGTGAGCGGTGCGCAGGTGCGCTTCGAGAGTGTGAACTTTTCGTATGAGCCGGCGCGGCAGATTCTGCACGACGTGAGCTTCACGATTCCGGCGGGCAGCACTACGGCAGTGGTCGGCCATAGCGGGTCGGGCAAATCGACGCTCGCGCGGTTGATATTCCGCTTCTACGATCTGGATCGCGCAACGGGCGGTGCGATCACCATCGACGGTCAGGATATTCGCGACGTCACGCAGGATTCGTTGCGTGCCTCGATCGGCATCGTGCCGCAGGATACCGTGCTGTTCAACGATTCGATCTACTACAACATCGCTTACGGCCGCCCGTCGGCGACGCGCGAGGAAGTCATCGCGGCGGCGCGTGCAGCGCATATTCACGACTTCATCGAAGGGCTGCCGAAGGGGTACGAGACACCGGTCGGCGAGCGTGGCCTGAAGTTGTCCGGCGGTGAAAAACAACGCGTTGCGATTGCGCGGACCATCCTCAAGAATCCGCCGATCCTGCTGTTCGACGAAGCGACTTCGGCACTCGATTCCCGTTCGGAGCGCGCGATCCAGCATGAGCTCGATCAGATCGCCCGCGAGCGCACGACGCTGATCATCGCGCACCGGCTTTCGACGGTGGTGCACGCACAGCAGATCATCGTGATGGACAAGGGGCGCATCGTCGAGCGCGGGACGCATGCTGAGTTGCTGCAGGCGAACGGATTGTTCGCGCAGATGTGGGCGTTGCAGCAGCAACGTGCCGCGGAGGCGTCGGAGTCGGCGGAAACGGTGGATAGCGGGCGCTGAGCAAGCGGCGGCGGGATGCGCCGCATCTCCCCGTTGGATGAGGCGCTGCACTGGGCATATCGAGTGTGCGCCGCTGGGCGATCGGCGTTGGCCGCTCAGCCTTGGCCGTTGCACGTCGAGTGGCACGCTATCCCGCAGGCGCCGTTCAAGGTAGTGTGATCTGCGATCAGCGTTCGCTCAAACGCTGATCCAACGCCTGTAATTGCGCCGGTGTGCCGACGTTTTCCCACAAGCCTTCGTACAACTCGCCGCTCGCGAGACCACGCGCAATCGTCTCGCGATAGTAAGGCGTGAGCGCGCGCCGCGTGCCGCGCGGCAGATCGCGGAACATGCGCGTGTCGTAGAGACCGATGTTGCCGAATGTGAAGCGCGGTTGCGCATCGAGCGACAGCGTTCCATCGACCAACCCGAAGTCGCCGTTCGGATGAAACGCCGGGTTCGGCACCATCACCAGATGCATGCCGGGCATGGTTAGCGCTGCCAGTGCTTCGGCGCGCGTGGTCAGCGCCGCGTAATCGAAATCCGCGTAGACGTCGCCACTGACCGCGACGAATACTTCGCTCTCGCCCTTGTCTTCGAGCAACGGCAGTGCCTGCACGATTCCACCCGCCGTCTCCAGCGCTTCATGCTCGGCCGAGTAGCGCAGTTGCACGCCCCAGCGCGAACCGTCGCCGAGCGCGGCTTCGATCCGCTCGCCGAGCCACGCATGGTTGATCACAATGGTTTGCAAGCCGGCGCGCGCGAGGCGTTCGATCTGCCACACGATCAACGGCTTGCCGCCCACTTCGAGCAAAGGCTTCGGGCACGTGTCGGTCAACGGACGCATGCGCTCGCCGCGCCCGGCGGCGAAAATCATCGCTTTCTTCAGAGACATCGTCATCGGTCAGAACGTGTAGCCGACTTCATTCGCGCGGCCTTCGAGTTCGTCGAGCAGCTTCGCAAACGGACGCAGCGGTGCATAGCGTTCAGCAACCTTGCGCGCATAACCGATGAAGCGCGGCAGATCCTTCATGTAATGCGGTTTGCCGTCGCGGTAGTTGATCCGGCAGAACAGCCCCAGCACCTTGATGTGCCGTTGCAGCCCCATCCATTCGAGCTGGCGGTAGAACTCGCCGAAATCCGCATCGACCGGCAGGCCCGCTTTCTTCGCGCGCTCCCAGTAGTACACGAAGCA
The sequence above is drawn from the Paraburkholderia sp. BL23I1N1 genome and encodes:
- a CDS encoding acyl-CoA thioesterase, giving the protein MTNLLQLPQKHCALRVVPQPSDANVHGDVFGGWIMAQVDIAGSIPASRRANGRVATIAVNSFVFKQPVFVGDLLSFYADIVKTGNTSVTVAVEVYAQRMSLTEDVVKVTEATLTYVATDSDRRPRALPVLD
- the murU gene encoding N-acetylmuramate alpha-1-phosphate uridylyltransferase MurU, translated to MTMSLKKAMIFAAGRGERMRPLTDTCPKPLLEVGGKPLIVWQIERLARAGLQTIVINHAWLGERIEAALGDGSRWGVQLRYSAEHEALETAGGIVQALPLLEDKGESEVFVAVSGDVYADFDYAALTTRAEALAALTMPGMHLVMVPNPAFHPNGDFGLVDGTLSLDAQPRFTFGNIGLYDTRMFRDLPRGTRRALTPYYRETIARGLASGELYEGLWENVGTPAQLQALDQRLSER
- a CDS encoding DUF4148 domain-containing protein — its product is MTTSPTKKWAVLLASVVLSVASVAAAFAQSGASAPAGDEANAAMAAKPSAASKAAAKAQRKAARKEARAKKNAELKQLESNGYNPSRNDPNYPTDLQNAQKKAGIGAAASQ
- a CDS encoding ABC transporter ATP-binding protein/permease, encoding MRRTPSSEPSPISTQPRNDWQTILSLLPYLATYKWRVGFALSCLIGAKVANLGVPIVMKRIVDSLASVQHLTALGRAHDSPGIVLLGGIGLLVVAYAVVRLSTSLFTELREILFSKVTESAVRQLALKVFRHLHALSLRFHLERQTGGMSRDIERGTRGITQLISYSLYSILPTLVEVGLVLGFFVVKYEAYYAIVTFIALAVYITFTVKVTEWRTHFRRTMNDLDSKANSRAIDSLLNYETVKYFGNEEWEAHRYDENLKRYRTAAIKSQRSLSALNFGQQAIIGTGLVFILWRATEGVMAGRLTLGDLVLINTFMLQLYIPLNFLGVVYRELKQSLTDMDRMFTLLGAAQEVPDMPDAPALRVSGAQVRFESVNFSYEPARQILHDVSFTIPAGSTTAVVGHSGSGKSTLARLIFRFYDLDRATGGAITIDGQDIRDVTQDSLRASIGIVPQDTVLFNDSIYYNIAYGRPSATREEVIAAARAAHIHDFIEGLPKGYETPVGERGLKLSGGEKQRVAIARTILKNPPILLFDEATSALDSRSERAIQHELDQIARERTTLIIAHRLSTVVHAQQIIVMDKGRIVERGTHAELLQANGLFAQMWALQQQRAAEASESAETVDSGR
- a CDS encoding LysR substrate-binding domain-containing protein; translation: MKPIPPLTALRCFEAVARLGGVTPAARELHVTHSAVSQQIKVLEESMGVALFLREARGLRLTDEGRFYALDIRAALHDISQATRRVQARPLESELVIATLPSFAQHWLVPRLASFREAHPYYRVRLVTNLQIDDFRQSISDIGIRMGQGYWPDVAQQKLFDDDMLVVAAPHFALGPHGRFPRTAEDVLACPLISSPDAPWSEWCRAAQVAEPAAEAWVLSANDSNIVIGAVLLGQGVALERRSLVAHALARGDLVQITDIRVPYRYPYWLVWQQREILNAKQAHFAQWIDAQVEVYLRSGV